The following proteins are co-located in the Dyadobacter chenwenxiniae genome:
- a CDS encoding 2-dehydro-3-deoxygalactonokinase, with amino-acid sequence MNKHLLCCDWGTTSFRLQLISREDHKIIAELTSQNGIGQTYDLWKQSESSQIERAAFFKQQLRNQTETLSAKVGLNLDNITILISGMASSSIGMQEIPYAQLPFGLDGGDVLVKYHEADQVLSNDIMLFSGVRSSRDVMRGEETQLIGLAEMVDLSGVKDAIFVLPGTHSKHLYVRNGVLVDFKTYMTGEVFNVMANHSILKDSLTVGSNEQISALEWAAFEVGIKESEHAEILNALFTVRTRQLFDLFNKKQNAMYLSGVLIGSELRQLKREANWQLVLCSGQNLHALYKKAIETLQLGERAIIVPPDMVDNAATAGQIKIFEFQNLLLNKINL; translated from the coding sequence ATGAACAAACACCTTCTCTGCTGCGACTGGGGAACGACGTCTTTCCGGCTACAATTAATCAGCCGGGAGGACCATAAAATAATAGCCGAACTCACCTCCCAAAACGGAATCGGCCAAACTTATGACCTATGGAAACAAAGCGAGTCAAGCCAAATCGAACGCGCAGCATTCTTCAAACAACAATTAAGAAATCAAACAGAGACGTTATCGGCCAAAGTCGGCCTTAATTTGGATAACATTACAATCCTAATATCCGGCATGGCCTCGTCCTCTATCGGCATGCAGGAAATTCCTTATGCACAGCTCCCGTTTGGTTTGGATGGGGGGGATGTTTTAGTCAAATATCATGAAGCAGATCAGGTTTTGTCCAATGACATAATGTTGTTTTCAGGCGTCAGAAGCAGTCGGGATGTGATGCGGGGTGAGGAGACGCAGTTGATTGGGTTGGCGGAAATGGTTGATCTTTCGGGTGTTAAGGATGCGATTTTTGTGCTTCCCGGGACGCATTCCAAGCATTTATATGTCAGAAACGGCGTGTTGGTTGATTTTAAAACTTATATGACGGGCGAGGTTTTTAATGTGATGGCCAATCATAGCATTTTAAAAGACTCATTAACAGTGGGTTCGAATGAGCAGATCAGTGCTTTGGAATGGGCGGCTTTTGAAGTAGGAATTAAAGAATCGGAGCATGCCGAGATTTTAAATGCATTATTTACAGTAAGGACGAGGCAACTTTTTGATTTATTTAATAAAAAACAAAATGCAATGTATTTGAGCGGTGTACTAATTGGCTCGGAACTGCGGCAATTAAAGCGTGAAGCAAACTGGCAGCTCGTTCTTTGCAGCGGCCAGAATCTGCATGCACTATATAAGAAAGCTATCGAAACGCTGCAACTTGGCGAGCGCGCCATCATTGTGCCGCCCGACATGGTGGACAATGCAGCCACGGCCGGACAGATCAAAATATTCGAATTTCAGAACTTACTATTGAACAAAATAAACTTATGA
- a CDS encoding RagB/SusD family nutrient uptake outer membrane protein, giving the protein MKKYNLLILAAMLLTGAGCKDYLEEDTTGLLYGENVLSTQDGLESALTGAYKGLGSQWSYGFIHPGAQAAMLGGDDVTTHPASNKADWREFDQFNPSTTNQRSNAVYTGCYKAIQGANNVINNWEKTVGTKATIDIIVGEAHFIRAFSYYWLVRFYGNIPLITAGEYSDDLLTVGKSTPQQVYDLIIADLKIAETNLPDTKRDPGRANKGAAKAFLADVYLTMAGWPLKQTDKYDLAAAKAKEVIDNRALYGFELLPTFAAVFENDPASAGTREAVFQISGFAAGSGTANATYGNTTMPGEEGGWDDMFAELNFFRDFPAGPRKDATFRTEFGLGATKIPWQSSLTKHPYYQKWYIKGNIVTSSISLPSVMMRYAHVLTVYAEAKARGTGGPDKAAYDALNQVRLRALPAGTKPLAVGSLNAVQFADAVVQERAWEFACERTRWFDLVRLEKVEEANAKKSPDDLQPIKPITKANYLLPLPYTDTSINPNLN; this is encoded by the coding sequence ATGAAAAAATATAACTTACTCATATTGGCGGCAATGCTTTTGACAGGCGCCGGCTGCAAGGATTATCTGGAAGAAGACACAACCGGCCTGTTATACGGAGAAAATGTGCTCTCCACACAAGACGGCCTCGAATCGGCGCTGACAGGCGCTTACAAAGGGCTGGGATCGCAATGGTCCTACGGATTTATTCACCCTGGGGCGCAGGCGGCAATGCTGGGCGGCGACGATGTGACCACCCACCCGGCCAGTAACAAGGCCGACTGGCGGGAATTCGACCAGTTCAATCCGTCAACGACCAACCAGCGTTCCAATGCCGTTTACACAGGCTGCTACAAGGCCATTCAGGGAGCAAATAACGTGATTAATAATTGGGAAAAAACGGTTGGAACAAAAGCAACGATCGACATTATCGTGGGTGAAGCACATTTTATCCGTGCGTTTTCTTACTATTGGCTCGTTCGATTTTATGGCAACATTCCGCTCATCACAGCCGGTGAATATTCGGACGATCTGTTAACTGTTGGTAAGTCCACGCCCCAGCAGGTTTACGATCTGATCATTGCCGATTTAAAGATCGCAGAGACGAATTTGCCTGATACAAAACGCGATCCGGGCCGCGCAAACAAAGGTGCTGCCAAAGCGTTTCTGGCAGATGTCTATCTGACAATGGCTGGCTGGCCTTTGAAACAAACAGATAAATATGACCTCGCTGCAGCCAAAGCCAAAGAAGTGATTGATAACCGTGCATTGTACGGTTTTGAGCTTTTGCCCACATTTGCAGCCGTTTTTGAAAATGATCCTGCATCCGCCGGGACAAGGGAAGCTGTTTTCCAGATCAGCGGATTCGCAGCCGGAAGCGGAACGGCCAATGCAACTTATGGAAACACCACCATGCCGGGTGAAGAAGGTGGCTGGGATGATATGTTTGCCGAGCTTAATTTCTTCCGCGATTTCCCTGCCGGGCCGAGAAAAGACGCCACATTCCGCACCGAGTTCGGATTGGGAGCCACCAAAATTCCCTGGCAGAGCAGCCTTACCAAGCATCCTTATTATCAAAAATGGTATATCAAAGGCAACATTGTGACTTCAAGCATTTCGCTGCCGTCTGTGATGATGCGTTATGCGCACGTGCTGACGGTTTACGCGGAGGCAAAAGCGCGCGGAACCGGCGGGCCGGACAAGGCTGCTTATGATGCTTTGAACCAGGTTCGCCTGCGTGCTCTTCCTGCGGGAACTAAGCCGTTGGCGGTAGGAAGCCTTAATGCTGTTCAATTTGCGGATGCCGTTGTGCAGGAACGCGCTTGGGAATTTGCCTGCGAAAGGACGCGCTGGTTTGACCTGGTGAGGTTGGAAAAAGTGGAGGAGGCCAATGCAAAGAAAAGTCCGGACGATTTGCAGCCGATCAAACCGATCACAAAAGCCAATTACTTGCTGCCGCTGCCTTACACGGACACGTCGATTAACCCGAATTTGAATTAA
- a CDS encoding outer membrane protein assembly factor BamB family protein, with protein MRLSRFSKPGKSTDPDADWPVYGGNNGGSRYSTLAQINKDNVKNLQLAWSYDTGENKDQQQRSGDMQCQPIVINGIMYGTTPRLKVFAIEAATGKEIWKFDPYADPNVRPRFHPVRGVVYWQDGNDKRILYTAGSTLYAINADNGQLVKEFGKNGEVDFHEGLGDKETYGYDVNNFNIRSTTPGVIYKNLLITGSSVSEGGDALPGHIRAFDVRTGKLAWVFRTIPLPGEYGYETWSKDSYKKLGGANCWAGMVIDEKRGTVFLGTGSPSVDFYGGARKGANLFANCVIALDAATGKRRWHFQTVHHDLWDRDIPCPPNLITVKSKGKTVEAVAQATKDGLIFLFDRDTGKPLFDVKEIPAPTTNALPGEHPWPTQPVPVKPAPFANQTLTEADITTRTPEAHAYVLDRFTNSIKGPKNLPPTLEGSLLYGIGGGAEWGGAAADPNGIMYVNANNMLWWLKMRDAKEKSDGKALSKGNVLFNTNCAACHATDGKSAPATAGTQAYPSLKDIGKRMNSAQIGSLLETGRNRMPSFQHIPKADREELINFLLNMETKPAANDIHAVSDIQKTIADFPHAPPYINNGNIQFRDQDNYPAIKPPWGTLNAIDLNTGEYLWKVTLGEYPELTKQGIPPTGTENHGGPIVTAGGLLFIAATYDEKLRAFDTKTGKVIWEYKLPAGGFATPITYMVNGKQYIAIAAGGARYGLKAGGTYVAFALP; from the coding sequence ATGAGACTTTCCAGGTTTTCAAAACCTGGAAAGTCTACGGACCCGGATGCGGATTGGCCCGTATATGGCGGTAACAACGGCGGAAGCCGCTACTCCACGCTCGCGCAGATCAACAAAGACAATGTTAAAAACCTGCAATTGGCCTGGTCGTACGACACGGGCGAAAACAAGGATCAGCAGCAGCGCAGCGGGGACATGCAATGTCAGCCCATCGTGATCAATGGCATTATGTACGGCACCACGCCGCGATTGAAAGTGTTTGCCATTGAGGCAGCAACGGGCAAAGAAATCTGGAAATTCGATCCCTATGCTGACCCTAATGTGCGGCCGAGATTCCATCCCGTGCGCGGTGTGGTTTACTGGCAGGATGGCAATGACAAACGCATTTTATACACAGCCGGCTCCACATTATATGCCATTAATGCAGATAATGGGCAGTTGGTAAAAGAATTTGGTAAAAACGGTGAAGTCGATTTTCACGAAGGACTGGGTGATAAAGAGACTTACGGTTATGACGTTAACAATTTCAACATTCGCTCCACGACGCCCGGCGTTATTTACAAAAACTTACTCATCACCGGTTCGTCCGTTTCCGAAGGCGGCGACGCATTACCAGGCCACATTCGCGCATTCGACGTGCGCACGGGCAAGCTAGCCTGGGTTTTCAGGACCATCCCGCTTCCGGGAGAATATGGTTACGAAACGTGGTCAAAAGATTCGTATAAAAAGCTCGGCGGAGCCAATTGCTGGGCTGGAATGGTGATTGACGAAAAACGCGGAACTGTGTTTCTGGGAACAGGTTCGCCATCTGTGGATTTTTATGGAGGCGCAAGAAAAGGGGCCAACCTGTTTGCCAATTGCGTCATTGCACTCGATGCGGCAACCGGCAAGCGCAGATGGCATTTCCAGACCGTTCACCACGATCTGTGGGACCGCGACATTCCCTGTCCGCCAAACCTGATTACCGTAAAAAGCAAAGGCAAAACCGTAGAAGCCGTAGCGCAGGCAACCAAAGACGGCCTCATTTTCCTTTTCGACCGCGACACAGGCAAACCATTATTTGATGTAAAAGAAATTCCTGCACCTACAACCAACGCATTACCCGGCGAGCATCCCTGGCCTACGCAGCCCGTTCCCGTAAAACCAGCGCCATTCGCAAACCAGACATTAACAGAAGCTGACATCACAACCCGCACACCCGAAGCACACGCCTACGTGCTCGACAGGTTTACAAACAGCATTAAAGGCCCCAAAAACCTGCCGCCCACATTGGAAGGAAGCCTGCTTTACGGCATAGGTGGCGGGGCAGAGTGGGGCGGAGCCGCCGCCGATCCGAACGGCATCATGTATGTAAATGCCAATAACATGCTTTGGTGGCTTAAAATGCGTGACGCAAAAGAAAAGTCCGACGGAAAAGCGCTTTCAAAAGGCAATGTTTTATTCAACACAAACTGCGCCGCCTGCCACGCCACCGACGGCAAAAGTGCCCCGGCAACTGCTGGAACGCAAGCATACCCATCCTTGAAAGACATTGGAAAGAGAATGAACAGCGCGCAAATTGGCTCGCTCTTGGAAACCGGCCGCAACAGGATGCCATCGTTCCAGCACATTCCGAAAGCGGACCGCGAAGAGCTCATCAATTTCCTGCTAAACATGGAAACAAAACCAGCGGCTAACGACATTCACGCTGTTTCGGACATTCAAAAAACCATCGCAGATTTCCCGCATGCACCGCCTTACATCAACAACGGCAACATTCAATTCCGCGACCAGGACAATTATCCAGCCATCAAACCCCCCTGGGGAACATTAAATGCCATCGACCTCAACACCGGAGAATATCTCTGGAAAGTCACACTAGGCGAATATCCTGAATTAACAAAGCAGGGAATCCCGCCGACAGGCACAGAAAATCACGGAGGTCCCATCGTCACGGCTGGCGGTTTGCTATTCATCGCCGCCACTTATGACGAAAAGTTAAGAGCATTCGACACGAAAACAGGAAAGGTTATATGGGAATACAAATTACCCGCCGGAGGCTTCGCCACACCGATCACCTATATGGTTAACGGCAAGCAATACATCGCCATTGCAGCCGGCGGAGCGCGTTACGGGTTAAAAGCGGGCGGAACGTACGTTGCGTTTGCCCTGCCGTAA
- a CDS encoding SusC/RagA family TonB-linked outer membrane protein, with translation MKKLVSLVLLHLILSQSYVFAQSSRLTGKVTDQDNVALPGVSILLSGSTTGTVTDADGNFAINAPGNGSLVFSFIGYQSQTVAINNRTSIDLKLIQESTSLGELVVVGYGTQKKTDVTGALSVVSTREFSQQPITRLDQVLQGRAAGVQVTQSNGAPGGDARVRVRGANSVLGNNDPLYVIDGFVGANYNLLNPADIESLQILKDAASTSIYGSRGANGVVIITTKKGAKGLKVNYEGQGSVSNVIKTFDILPAGEFAEIVNSRAIATGSNTPFTEAQIANFKQNGGTDWQDLVYRKGSGTQQQITVSGGNDKTSFLVSGNYVKQSGIVENSGFKRYVLRTNLNTQINKKLSMRLNLSGAKSMNHNTDGGGALIEALQWAPTTPAYGEDGQPTFADPIGSVSRSPLDQLYDKSNDIDRMNINAIGGLNWQLPIKGLSLDLQYAINYLNAQNKNFTGKRLSNNNPSASRYSSEQVTLQNTNALNYNTTIGNHSINAVAVLETQQFTDRNFQATATGLRFPQLGYDNIGGNSAATVVSGYSKWTLLSFLGRVNYAFRDKYLVTAAIRRDGSSKFSKDNRNSVFPSVALGWRLSEEEFIKNMNVFSNLKLRASWGMTGSQAINPYATLSPYNTTQMAFNNTAITAGVIQGNQGNKNLKWETTKQTDVGIEMEFLNGRLHVEADYFHKNTTDLLLNVALPNYAGGGTQVRNVGEIENKGFEFAIGGTPIESGKFAWETNLNFSTLKNQVLSLGGLPRLGTGTGAGGGMSITNEFMLKPGEPLGSYWGLNYLGTFKQADADAAALQGRVPGDPRYEDVNGDNAITTDDFQIVGRAFPKMTGGWNNTFTYSGLTLNVFFQGAFGLDKLNYTRAGAMSGSGEARQFLLTEIRDYYRPGNENSDIPAFTKTYQPFTQSSRFVENGSYVRLKNVSLSYNVPTSIFKDKATIRVFASATNVLTFTKYTGPDPESSNVGSNTDTAMGIDRGSYPNAKVYTIGLNLGF, from the coding sequence ATGAAAAAACTTGTAAGTTTGGTTTTGTTACATCTCATTCTGAGCCAAAGCTACGTCTTTGCCCAGAGCAGCAGATTGACAGGTAAAGTGACCGATCAGGATAATGTTGCCCTGCCCGGTGTAAGCATTTTGTTAAGCGGAAGCACAACGGGAACCGTCACGGATGCAGACGGAAATTTTGCGATTAATGCGCCCGGAAACGGAAGTCTGGTTTTCTCTTTCATTGGCTATCAAAGCCAGACGGTCGCTATTAACAATCGTACATCGATTGATTTGAAGTTGATCCAGGAATCCACCAGTTTGGGCGAGCTTGTTGTGGTGGGCTATGGAACGCAAAAGAAAACGGATGTTACCGGTGCCTTGTCCGTGGTTTCTACAAGGGAATTTTCACAGCAACCCATCACGCGCCTCGACCAGGTTCTGCAGGGCCGTGCCGCGGGTGTGCAGGTGACGCAGTCCAATGGTGCGCCGGGTGGCGATGCTCGCGTGCGCGTGCGGGGGGCTAATTCTGTTTTGGGAAACAATGATCCTTTATATGTAATCGATGGTTTTGTGGGGGCGAATTATAATTTGCTTAACCCTGCTGATATTGAGTCACTTCAAATTTTGAAAGATGCCGCCTCGACTTCGATTTATGGTAGCCGGGGTGCGAACGGGGTTGTCATTATCACCACCAAAAAAGGCGCGAAAGGGCTTAAAGTAAATTACGAAGGACAGGGAAGCGTATCAAATGTGATTAAGACATTTGACATTCTGCCGGCCGGTGAATTTGCCGAAATCGTCAATTCAAGAGCTATCGCAACGGGTTCGAACACGCCTTTTACCGAAGCGCAGATAGCGAACTTTAAACAAAATGGCGGCACGGACTGGCAGGATCTGGTTTACAGAAAAGGCAGCGGGACCCAGCAGCAAATCACCGTTTCTGGCGGAAATGATAAGACGTCGTTTTTAGTCTCAGGAAACTATGTAAAGCAAAGCGGGATCGTCGAAAACAGCGGTTTCAAACGTTACGTTTTACGGACGAATTTGAATACTCAGATCAACAAAAAGCTTTCCATGCGACTGAATCTGTCGGGCGCAAAATCCATGAACCATAACACAGATGGCGGCGGCGCATTGATAGAAGCGTTGCAATGGGCCCCTACAACGCCTGCTTACGGCGAAGACGGTCAGCCCACGTTTGCTGATCCAATCGGCTCTGTTTCGCGGAGCCCGCTGGATCAGTTATATGACAAATCCAATGACATTGACCGCATGAATATTAATGCAATCGGCGGCTTGAACTGGCAGTTGCCGATCAAAGGACTAAGCCTGGATTTGCAATATGCGATCAATTATTTGAATGCGCAGAACAAGAATTTTACGGGCAAAAGGCTGTCTAACAACAACCCGAGCGCATCGCGCTATTCTTCTGAACAGGTAACGCTGCAAAACACCAATGCGCTGAATTACAACACGACCATTGGTAACCATTCCATCAATGCAGTGGCCGTTTTGGAAACACAGCAATTCACAGACAGGAATTTCCAGGCAACCGCCACAGGCTTGCGTTTCCCGCAGCTTGGTTATGACAACATTGGCGGAAACTCAGCGGCGACAGTCGTTTCGGGTTATTCGAAATGGACGTTGCTGTCATTTTTGGGACGTGTGAACTATGCTTTCAGGGACAAATATCTGGTAACAGCAGCCATCAGAAGAGATGGTTCTTCTAAGTTCAGCAAGGATAACCGCAACAGTGTTTTCCCTTCCGTAGCACTTGGTTGGAGGCTTTCTGAGGAGGAGTTTATCAAAAACATGAATGTGTTCAGTAACCTGAAATTGCGTGCAAGCTGGGGGATGACGGGCAGCCAGGCAATCAATCCGTATGCAACATTATCGCCTTATAACACCACGCAAATGGCTTTTAACAATACGGCAATTACGGCAGGTGTGATCCAGGGAAATCAGGGAAATAAGAATTTGAAATGGGAAACAACCAAGCAAACGGATGTCGGCATTGAAATGGAATTCCTGAATGGCCGCCTGCATGTGGAGGCAGACTATTTCCATAAAAACACAACCGATCTGCTGCTGAATGTGGCGCTACCCAACTACGCAGGTGGCGGAACACAGGTTAGAAACGTAGGTGAAATCGAAAACAAAGGCTTTGAATTTGCCATAGGCGGAACGCCCATCGAAAGCGGCAAATTTGCCTGGGAAACTAATCTGAATTTCTCAACACTAAAAAACCAGGTGCTGAGTCTGGGCGGATTGCCTCGTTTAGGAACGGGCACTGGCGCTGGCGGCGGGATGTCGATTACCAATGAATTTATGCTGAAACCCGGCGAACCACTTGGCTCTTACTGGGGACTGAATTACCTCGGAACATTCAAGCAGGCCGACGCGGATGCCGCTGCACTACAGGGCCGCGTGCCGGGTGATCCACGCTATGAAGATGTGAATGGCGACAATGCAATTACAACAGATGACTTCCAGATCGTCGGGCGCGCATTCCCGAAAATGACAGGCGGTTGGAATAACACATTTACTTACAGTGGATTAACATTGAATGTGTTCTTTCAAGGTGCGTTCGGATTGGATAAGCTTAATTACACGAGGGCAGGCGCTATGTCGGGATCAGGAGAGGCGCGGCAGTTCCTGCTGACCGAAATCAGGGATTACTATCGTCCTGGAAATGAGAATTCTGACATTCCTGCCTTTACCAAAACATATCAGCCATTTACACAGTCCAGCCGCTTTGTTGAAAACGGCAGTTATGTAAGGTTGAAAAACGTGAGCCTTTCTTACAACGTGCCGACTTCGATCTTTAAAGACAAAGCCACGATCCGTGTTTTTGCGAGTGCAACCAATGTTCTGACCTTCACAAAATACACAGGACCGGACCCGGAATCCAGCAATGTCGGATCCAACACGGACACTGCCATGGGCATCGACCGCGGTTCATATCCTAATGCCAAAGTGTACACAATCGGGCTTAATCTTGGATTTTAA
- a CDS encoding MFS transporter — MLNKTKNYRWLIVVLLFTATTINYLDRQIIGLLKPILEKEFAWTETDFARIVMAFTAAYAVGLLLFGWLIDKIGTKMGYSITIVFWSIAGMLHAVAGSAFGFGLARVGLGLGEAGNYPAAVKTVAEWFPKKERALATGLFNAGTSVGVVVALMLVPWILSHYGWQEVFWITGALGFVWLVFWLIYYDIPAQQKRLSAAELQYIVSGQDQDELDTKKQPVQWIKLFTFPQTWAYITGKGLIDPIYWFFLFWLPSYFASTFSLDLKKISPELMLIYTATTIGSIAGGYLSSWLIKKGWPTLKARKAVLLAFAVLELSVILIQFADDVWIAVGLISFAVALHQAWATNVFTLPSDLFPKQAVSSVVGIGGMAGAVGGILFPILIGNLLDSYKAAGNLEGGYNIIFTICGCTYLIAWLIIHLLTRTAKVVELDELR; from the coding sequence ATGCTGAACAAAACCAAGAATTACCGCTGGCTCATCGTCGTGCTGCTTTTCACCGCTACGACTATCAATTATCTCGATCGGCAGATCATTGGTTTGCTCAAACCCATTCTTGAAAAAGAATTTGCGTGGACAGAAACGGATTTTGCGCGAATCGTGATGGCTTTCACGGCTGCTTATGCAGTGGGATTGTTACTGTTTGGCTGGCTGATTGATAAGATCGGGACAAAAATGGGTTATTCAATCACGATTGTTTTTTGGAGCATTGCCGGGATGTTGCACGCCGTTGCCGGGAGCGCATTCGGTTTTGGATTAGCGCGGGTGGGGCTTGGTTTGGGTGAGGCAGGGAATTATCCGGCGGCCGTTAAGACGGTTGCAGAATGGTTTCCCAAGAAAGAGCGTGCTTTGGCGACAGGTCTTTTTAATGCCGGAACCAGCGTAGGCGTGGTGGTGGCATTGATGCTTGTGCCTTGGATATTAAGTCATTACGGCTGGCAGGAAGTGTTCTGGATTACAGGGGCGCTAGGTTTCGTGTGGCTGGTTTTCTGGCTGATTTACTACGACATTCCTGCCCAGCAAAAGCGCCTCAGCGCCGCAGAATTGCAATACATTGTGAGTGGTCAGGATCAGGATGAACTTGACACCAAGAAACAGCCCGTGCAATGGATCAAACTTTTCACATTTCCGCAAACCTGGGCATACATTACGGGAAAGGGCCTTATTGACCCCATTTACTGGTTTTTCCTCTTCTGGTTACCATCCTATTTTGCATCAACATTTAGCCTGGATCTCAAAAAAATAAGCCCGGAATTAATGCTGATTTATACCGCAACCACGATCGGCAGCATTGCCGGAGGCTATTTATCTTCCTGGCTCATCAAGAAGGGCTGGCCTACATTGAAAGCTCGAAAGGCCGTTTTACTCGCCTTCGCCGTCCTGGAATTATCTGTGATTCTGATTCAATTTGCAGACGACGTCTGGATCGCCGTTGGCTTAATCAGCTTCGCCGTAGCGCTTCACCAAGCCTGGGCAACGAACGTTTTCACCTTACCATCCGACCTTTTTCCGAAACAAGCCGTAAGCTCAGTGGTCGGCATCGGCGGTATGGCCGGGGCAGTTGGGGGGATCTTATTTCCAATCCTGATCGGGAATTTATTGGATAGTTACAAAGCCGCCGGGAATTTGGAAGGAGGCTACAACATTATCTTCACCATATGCGGCTGCACTTATCTGATCGCCTGGCTCATCATTCATTTGCTGACGAGGACTGCGAAGGTTGTGGAGTTGGACGAGTTGCGGTGA
- a CDS encoding helix-turn-helix domain-containing protein encodes MKTYSLDEVQDDIIGKVGTPGRDKFEYELQMDLVGQAIKQTRLERHLTQEELGKLIGVQKAQISRLENNAGNVTLDTLMRVFAALKAQVKLHIELANINFAEQ; translated from the coding sequence ATGAAGACTTACTCACTCGATGAGGTTCAGGACGATATCATTGGCAAAGTAGGAACGCCTGGCCGTGATAAATTTGAGTACGAACTGCAAATGGACTTAGTCGGACAAGCCATAAAGCAAACGCGTCTGGAGCGGCATCTTACCCAGGAAGAACTTGGAAAGCTGATCGGCGTTCAAAAAGCGCAGATTTCCAGATTGGAAAACAACGCCGGGAACGTTACGCTCGACACACTTATGCGGGTTTTTGCAGCTTTGAAAGCTCAGGTTAAATTACACATTGAGCTTGCCAACATCAATTTTGCGGAACAATAA
- a CDS encoding bifunctional 4-hydroxy-2-oxoglutarate aldolase/2-dehydro-3-deoxy-phosphogluconate aldolase, whose amino-acid sequence MSERTFSWELFNKAPLVGIIRNISPDDVRKILPIYRQAGLTTIEITMNTPGAAEMIRLALETEGEGLNIGAGTVCTKDDLEIALEAGAQFIVTPIINKKVIKSCVKKKVPIFPGAFTPTEIYNAWTLGATMVKIYPATSLGPEYIKDLKAPMNQLKLLPTGGVGLENMAAFLKAGANGLGVGGQLFDKKLIQDQDWDGLKAHFLQFKSKLAL is encoded by the coding sequence ATGAGTGAGCGTACATTTTCCTGGGAACTGTTTAACAAAGCGCCTCTGGTGGGCATTATCCGCAATATTTCACCTGACGACGTGAGAAAAATCCTGCCTATTTACCGCCAGGCAGGACTGACAACCATTGAAATCACTATGAACACGCCCGGCGCTGCGGAAATGATCCGGCTCGCATTGGAAACAGAGGGAGAAGGGCTGAATATCGGTGCAGGAACCGTTTGCACGAAAGATGATCTGGAAATAGCATTGGAAGCTGGTGCTCAGTTTATTGTCACGCCGATCATCAATAAAAAAGTGATCAAATCGTGCGTAAAAAAGAAGGTGCCTATTTTTCCCGGCGCATTCACCCCAACCGAGATTTATAATGCGTGGACGCTAGGCGCGACCATGGTAAAAATCTATCCCGCAACCTCGCTCGGTCCGGAATATATTAAAGATCTCAAAGCGCCAATGAACCAGCTCAAACTGCTTCCAACCGGCGGCGTTGGCTTGGAAAATATGGCGGCATTTCTGAAAGCCGGAGCCAATGGCCTCGGGGTAGGAGGGCAATTATTTGACAAAAAATTAATTCAAGATCAGGATTGGGATGGCTTGAAAGCACATTTCCTTCAATTCAAAAGCAAACTCGCTTTGTAA
- a CDS encoding GNAT family N-acetyltransferase yields the protein MIQLVRTNSEHLDFIALIKSLDAYLAVTDGDEHAFYNQYNKVDMIKHVVLAYENDGAIGCGAIKAFGDDAMEVKRMFVAEAGRNKGVATTLLKELESWAAELGFKRCVLETGKRQAEAIALYKKNDYQVIENYGQYIGVANSVCFEKMLA from the coding sequence ATGATCCAACTTGTAAGAACCAACTCCGAACATCTTGATTTCATTGCGCTGATAAAATCTCTGGACGCTTATTTAGCGGTAACCGATGGCGATGAGCATGCTTTTTATAATCAATACAACAAAGTCGATATGATTAAACATGTCGTTTTGGCTTATGAAAATGACGGTGCAATCGGCTGCGGGGCTATCAAAGCTTTTGGAGACGATGCGATGGAAGTGAAGCGGATGTTTGTTGCCGAAGCCGGCAGAAATAAGGGCGTGGCGACAACATTGTTGAAAGAGCTGGAAAGTTGGGCCGCAGAGCTCGGTTTTAAACGCTGCGTGCTCGAAACCGGCAAACGCCAGGCAGAAGCGATTGCGCTTTATAAAAAGAATGATTACCAGGTGATTGAAAATTACGGCCAGTATATCGGGGTGGCGAACAGTGTTTGTTTTGAGAAGATGCTTGCTTAG
- a CDS encoding DUF433 domain-containing protein codes for MQFGQVSIDPEIMSGAPVFAGTRVPIKNLFDYIEGGETLAEFLDDFPSVTKDAALTVLEMAKKTLTTEKVLHENFA; via the coding sequence ATGCAATTCGGACAGGTAAGTATCGACCCGGAAATTATGAGTGGAGCACCAGTTTTTGCTGGAACGCGCGTTCCAATTAAAAACCTTTTTGATTACATCGAGGGTGGGGAAACGCTTGCAGAATTTCTCGATGATTTCCCTTCAGTAACAAAAGATGCCGCATTAACCGTCCTTGAAATGGCAAAAAAGACATTGACTACTGAAAAAGTATTACATGAAAATTTTGCTTGA